A window of Streptomyces sp. NBC_01689 genomic DNA:
TCTCCGCGGCCGGCTACCAGCGGCTCTCCACCTGCTCCTTGATCCGGCGGTCGTAGAGCTCGTCGATCGCGTCCAGCGTCTGCTGGGACAGCGGCGGGAACTTCGCGGCCTCCGCGTTGGCGTGGGCCTGTTCGGGTGAACGCGCGCCCGGGATGACCGTCGTGACGCCCGGCTGCTGGATGATCCAGCGCAGCGCCAGCTGGGCCGGGGTGCAGCTTTCATGGGCGAGGGCGGAGAACTCGGCCGCCGCCTCCACACCGGTCACGAAGTCGACGCCGGAGAAGGTCTCGCCCTGGTCGAAGGCCTCGCCGTGGCGGTTGTACGTACGGTGGTCGTCGGCCGCGAACACCGTGTCCTTCGTGTACTTGCCGGAGAGCAGACCGGAGGCCAGCGGAACGCGGACGATGATGCCGACCCCCGCTTCCCGGGCCGCGGGAAGAACCTGCCGCAGGGGCTTCATCCGGAACGGGTTGAGGATGATCTGGACGCTCGCCACGTTCGGGCGGGCGATCGCCGTCAGCGCCTCGTCGCAGGTCTCGACGCTGACTCCGTACGCGGTGATCCGCTCCTCCTCGACCAGGGTGTCCAGCGCGTCGAACACCTCGTCCGACGAGTAGACCGGGGTCGGCGGGCAGTGCAGCTGCACCAGGTCGAGGCGGTCGACCCCCAGATTGCGCCGCGAGCGGTCGTTCCACGCGCGGAAGTTGTCGAGCACGTAGTTCTGGGGGATCTGCTCGACCCGGCGGCCCATCTTCGTCGCGACCATCACATGGAGGTCGGGGCGGCCGCTCATGAAGGACGCGATCGTCTGCTCGCTGCGTCCGTCGCCGTACACGTCCGCGGTGTCGAAGAAGGTCACCCCGGACTCGGCGGCCGTCTCCAGCACCGCCTTGGCGTCCGCCTCGCTCACGTCGCCCCAGTCGGCACCGAGCTGCCACGTGCCGAGACCGATGACCGACGCCTTCTGACCTGACCTGCCGAATTCACGCTCGTCCATGTGATCAGTC
This region includes:
- a CDS encoding aldo/keto reductase, which codes for MDEREFGRSGQKASVIGLGTWQLGADWGDVSEADAKAVLETAAESGVTFFDTADVYGDGRSEQTIASFMSGRPDLHVMVATKMGRRVEQIPQNYVLDNFRAWNDRSRRNLGVDRLDLVQLHCPPTPVYSSDEVFDALDTLVEEERITAYGVSVETCDEALTAIARPNVASVQIILNPFRMKPLRQVLPAAREAGVGIIVRVPLASGLLSGKYTKDTVFAADDHRTYNRHGEAFDQGETFSGVDFVTGVEAAAEFSALAHESCTPAQLALRWIIQQPGVTTVIPGARSPEQAHANAEAAKFPPLSQQTLDAIDELYDRRIKEQVESRW